A window of the Lolium perenne isolate Kyuss_39 chromosome 7, Kyuss_2.0, whole genome shotgun sequence genome harbors these coding sequences:
- the LOC139833634 gene encoding uncharacterized protein yields the protein MVLDPEVVAVFQSLARITVGDGRKVLFWRDHWINGRSAEQVAPLVFSTVSTRRKNSRSVAEALLENAWLSDIDMDLSIEGCVQCVRLWEEIEAVPRNNQVPDSFFWTGSASGAYSAKDTYRLLCQLLL from the coding sequence ATGGTGCTTGACCCGGAGGTCGTGGCCGTGTTCCAGAGTCTGGCTAGAATTACGGTTGGAGACGGGAGGAAGGTACTCTTTTGGAGAGACCACTGGATCAATGGCAGATCAGCGGAACAGGTCGCCCCTTTGGTGTTCTCGACAGTCTCCACGAGAAGGAAGAACAGCAGATCCGTCGCAGAGGCGCTGCTGGAGAATGCTTGGCTGTCTGACATCGACATGGACCTATCGATCGAGGGTTGTGTGCAATGTGTTAGATTATGGGAGGAGATCGAGGCGGTGCCCAGGAACAATCAAGTCCCGGACTCCTTCTTCTGGACTGGATCAGCCTCAGGAGCATACTCCGCCAAGGACACCTACCGTCTGCTCTGCCAGTTGCTCCTGTAG